Part of the Sulfobacillus acidophilus DSM 10332 genome, GCGAGATGCCGATAATCACTAGGGATGTAAAGAAGATGGCCGGGAAACCGGCTAAAATACCGGACACGGCGGGAGCCAGACGCGCCAACAGGCTGACGACGGTCACGACCAGGCCGCCGAGTCCAAACCGAATCACCATCATCCAATTCATGGGCTTGTCGTCCCTCCTCGAGGATTACCGGGCATTGAGCCAAAGGCTTGTGCCGGCCAAAGTGGCCCATAGCGTAAAAAGGGTGGTGAGACCAATGGCGAGCGACCAGCGGCCAATGATACGCGGCGCAACCCAAGCGATCACCAGATCGGCCGCCAACGCGCCGAGGCTGGCGACAACCATCGTGTCTAGGATATGACGTGCCGTCAACGCTGAACGCCCCCAAGCCGTCATAGCCAAGGCGGTCAAAAAAACGGCGGGAAAGCCTGCCAAATAACCCCCAACCCGTCCGCCCCAGCGTTGGGCCAACCAGGTAATACCGGTTACGGCACTCCCTCCGGCGATAAACTTTAGTAATAATGGCCACAT contains:
- a CDS encoding hypothetical protein (PFAM: Protein of unknown function (DUF3147)~KEGG: mba:Mbar_A2182 hypothetical protein~SPTR: Putative uncharacterized protein), with product MWPLLLKFIAGGSAVTGITWLAQRWGGRVGGYLAGFPAVFLTALAMTAWGRSALTARHILDTMVVASLGALAADLVIAWVAPRIIGRWSLAIGLTTLFTLWATLAGTSLWLNAR